The genomic window ATTAGCCATGGCAGCAGTGCCCAGATAAATGGCCAGTCCGTTCCCCAAATATTGCCCGCCAGCCACTTGGCGATGAACTCGACCTTCGTCCGTTCGGCTGAGGAGATCAGCACGATCATGACTCCAGAGAGAGCCATGGAGAACCCGACTCCTGTCAGCACAAATCTGATGGGCTGCAGCCCCGTGTGCTTCTGGTAGGAGAAGAGGTAGATCAAGCTGGCAGCGGCAAATGCGCTGATAAACGAGACGAACGGCAGCATATAGACAAACAGGCCGGCATGGATCGGGAAATACAAGTAAAACAAGGCCATCCCTACGCCTGCCCCCGAATTGATGCCGATGATGCCGGGGTCAGCCAAATCATTGCGCGTAATCGTCTGCAGGATGGCGCCGGACAAGGCGAGCGCCATCCCCGCCAGGAGCGTGACGAAAATGCGCGGCAGACGAACGGAGAACAAGGCAAACTCTTCTTTGAACGTTCCTTGGCCGAATAAAGTCGGAAGCAGTCGATCATAAGAGAGCGAAGAATAGCCCAGACCCGCGCTGACAAAAATGGTCAGCAGAATAAGCAGAAACAAGGAGACGGTCATCCATCGCTGTCGGCGAATCATAGCTGGATGCATCATGAGAACGCATTGCCCCCTTTGCGAACGATGATGAGAAAGAATGGGATGCCCATCATGGCAATGATGGCAACGACCGGTGTCTCAAAGGGCGCGTTGATGGTGCGCCCGATCGTGTCCGCCAGCAGCATGAAGGCAGCTCCCGCAATGGCGGACATTGGCAGAACGAATCGGTAATCGGTTCCGACGAGTGGTCGTACCAGGTGCGGAACCATCAAGCCGATGAATACGAGATTGCCGACTAGCGCGACAGAGGCGCCGGCGAGCAGAATAATGATGCCGAACAGGGCGAGCTTGACAGCTCGAATATTTTGCCCCAGCCCGGCGGCAACCTCTTCATTCAAGCTGAGGATCGTAACTTGTTTGGCCAGCAGCAGAGCCAGCAGTACACCTGCCGTGATAAACGGAACGATGATGCGGAGCTGATCCCAGGTTGTGCCGATCAAGCCGCCGGCTGTCCACATGGAGACGTCCTTTGAAATGTTGAAGTAAAGGCCGATGCCGTCGGTTACAGCATAGAGAAAAGCGGAAATTGCCGCGCCGGCCAGCACGATGCGAAAAGGCGAAAATCCCCCGCGCTTCATGCTTCCGATACCGAAGACAAGCAGAGAGCCAAGCGCAGCGCCGACAAGACTTGCGATCATGATCCAGAACGTGCCTGCACCTGGAAACACAGTGAGCATCACCGCAAGCGCAGCGCCTGCACCTGCAGTCAAGCCCAGCAGACCGGGATCGGCCAGCGGATTACGCGTAATTCCTTGCATAACCGCGCCGGATACGGCCAGCGCAGCACCTACGAATGCAGCTGCAATCTCGCGCGGCAAACGCAGCTCGCGAATAATGGACAAGTGGTCCGGTGCGTCTTTGGACACAAGTGCGGTCCACACGTCCTTCAGGGAAGTGTCTGCCGCCCCCAGCGTCATGGCCGCGATGAACATGCACGCAAGCAAGAGCAGGCCAATCCCAAGCGTAACCGGGAACGGGATAGGTTGTCTGTGTAAGGTCTTCATTTGTTTCATCCTCTGCAAGTCATAATACACAAAAAGAATGTAATCCAGCCAGCCCTTTATCCAAGGTCTAGTCTTCACCGAGGAAGCTTTTTCGGAAGAATGCCAGCTGATGTTCGAGCGTCAGCGCATCATTGAAATAAAATGATCTGGAATCGACTTCAAATACCCGGTTGTTTTTCACCGCAGGTATATTCCGGTACGTATCTGTCTCCATGAAGGAGTTGTCTGTTTCAGGATGCTTGCTGAACACCAGATAATCGCCTGCGAATTCAGGCAGCACTTCCAGCGACAGTGCATAGTAGCCTGCCTCCAGCGCCATTTCCTTGACCTTTTCCGGCATTTGCACCCGCATTTCCTGATACAGAATTTCCGTCCCTCGCCCCCAGTTGTCACCGAAGACATAAATTTGCTTGTCGAAGTTTTCGATAACGGTGACAGTTGACTCTTCGCCAATCTTGGCACGAATCTCGTCTCCCGATTGGCGGGCGCGCTCACGGAATTGGTCTACCCAAGCTTGCGCTTCTGCTTCCTTGTTCAGCAGCTTGCCAATTTCGATATGCTGGGTGAGATAGTCAACTTGGTTGTATGTAAACGTAACGGTTGGGGCAATTTCATTCAGTTTCTCTATGTTGTTCAT from Xylanibacillus composti includes these protein-coding regions:
- a CDS encoding FecCD family ABC transporter permease, with the translated sequence MKTLHRQPIPFPVTLGIGLLLLACMFIAAMTLGAADTSLKDVWTALVSKDAPDHLSIIRELRLPREIAAAFVGAALAVSGAVMQGITRNPLADPGLLGLTAGAGAALAVMLTVFPGAGTFWIMIASLVGAALGSLLVFGIGSMKRGGFSPFRIVLAGAAISAFLYAVTDGIGLYFNISKDVSMWTAGGLIGTTWDQLRIIVPFITAGVLLALLLAKQVTILSLNEEVAAGLGQNIRAVKLALFGIIILLAGASVALVGNLVFIGLMVPHLVRPLVGTDYRFVLPMSAIAGAAFMLLADTIGRTINAPFETPVVAIIAMMGIPFFLIIVRKGGNAFS
- a CDS encoding FecCD family ABC transporter permease — protein: MMHPAMIRRQRWMTVSLFLLILLTIFVSAGLGYSSLSYDRLLPTLFGQGTFKEEFALFSVRLPRIFVTLLAGMALALSGAILQTITRNDLADPGIIGINSGAGVGMALFYLYFPIHAGLFVYMLPFVSFISAFAAASLIYLFSYQKHTGLQPIRFVLTGVGFSMALSGVMIVLISSAERTKVEFIAKWLAGNIWGTDWPFIWALLPWLIFLVPFVLYKCRTLNLLGMNEPAAIGVGVAVSKERMQLFAAAVALAASAVSITGGIAFVGLMAPHMAKALIGPRSQMHLPLALLLGGWLLLIADTIGRNLLEPDGIPAGIMVALLGAPYFIYLLLRK
- a CDS encoding iron-hydroxamate ABC transporter substrate-binding protein translates to MKPKQIWMPFILLLLLVISACGSNTAAPPVDTGAQHSNNEQSSDSNAAGENSPDTIIYESERGPIQVPADPQRVIVLASFTGNVMQLGVNLVGVDSWSKTNPHFEEALKDVEEVSEESLEKIIELEPDLIIGFSTMNNIEKLNEIAPTVTFTYNQVDYLTQHIEIGKLLNKEAEAQAWVDQFRERARQSGDEIRAKIGEESTVTVIENFDKQIYVFGDNWGRGTEILYQEMRVQMPEKVKEMALEAGYYALSLEVLPEFAGDYLVFSKHPETDNSFMETDTYRNIPAVKNNRVFEVDSRSFYFNDALTLEHQLAFFRKSFLGED